One window of the Runella slithyformis DSM 19594 genome contains the following:
- a CDS encoding SulP family inorganic anion transporter: protein MKSKQSIFDSLQAHWSKDLLSGFLVSLIALPLCLGIAGASNFPPIMGVMTAVVGGIVVAFFAGSELTIKGPAAGLIVIVAGAVDELGKGDMDLGWKLALGVIVVAGLIQSLLGVLKVAKLADFFPLSAVHGMLAAIGIIIMSKQLHLAVGIPPSEMKGKEPIELLEMVPHSLAHMEYHIAIIGGISLLILFGWQYLNIKALKKVPPALIVLIVGVLLGQYFHLTEPAYKNFKPLVTPGDFTFNLNVNFGALTTPELLPIFFKYLLMFVLIGSLESLLTGRAIDLIDPEKRKSDLSKDLTAVGIGNVISGLLGGLPMISEVARSSANINNGAKSRWANFFHGIFLLLFVVMLVPLIKMVPVASLAAMLIFVGFRLASPKEFTHIYHIGKEQLTIFLVTIVMTIATDLLIGIAAGILTKFIIQMVLGVKVSDIIKSRFELQEKELGVYQLNVNNAAVFANYLKLKSLLQKVPAGSSLVIDFSKAAYVDHTVADNLNNFRRDFESKGGSFTLRGLDHHESLSHHPLAARRLPKHLRKAEVEIA, encoded by the coding sequence ATGAAATCAAAACAAAGCATTTTTGACAGCTTACAGGCCCATTGGAGCAAAGATTTATTGTCCGGTTTTTTAGTGTCACTGATCGCCTTACCCCTTTGTTTAGGGATTGCGGGTGCCAGTAACTTCCCCCCCATTATGGGTGTCATGACCGCCGTGGTCGGTGGGATTGTCGTTGCTTTTTTTGCGGGCTCAGAATTGACCATTAAAGGTCCTGCCGCCGGTCTGATCGTGATCGTAGCCGGTGCCGTGGATGAACTCGGCAAAGGAGACATGGACCTGGGCTGGAAACTGGCGTTGGGCGTCATTGTAGTTGCCGGTTTGATTCAGTCTCTTTTGGGAGTGCTGAAAGTGGCTAAATTGGCCGATTTTTTCCCGCTGTCGGCCGTTCACGGGATGTTGGCCGCCATCGGTATCATCATTATGTCGAAGCAATTGCACTTGGCCGTGGGTATTCCGCCTTCAGAAATGAAAGGAAAAGAACCGATCGAGTTGCTTGAAATGGTGCCTCACAGCCTGGCCCACATGGAGTATCACATTGCCATTATCGGCGGTATCAGTCTGTTGATTTTGTTTGGGTGGCAATACCTGAATATCAAAGCCTTGAAAAAAGTGCCGCCGGCGCTGATCGTACTGATCGTAGGGGTACTTTTAGGACAGTATTTTCACCTGACCGAGCCTGCGTACAAAAACTTTAAACCGCTCGTTACTCCCGGTGACTTCACGTTCAACCTCAACGTTAATTTCGGAGCACTTACTACCCCTGAACTGTTACCTATTTTCTTTAAATATCTTTTGATGTTTGTTCTTATCGGTAGCCTTGAATCATTATTGACCGGCCGGGCCATTGATTTAATCGATCCCGAAAAACGCAAATCCGATCTGAGTAAAGACCTTACCGCCGTTGGTATCGGCAATGTTATTTCAGGTTTATTGGGAGGTTTACCGATGATCTCGGAAGTGGCTCGTAGTTCGGCAAACATCAACAACGGTGCGAAAAGTCGTTGGGCCAACTTCTTCCACGGTATTTTCCTGCTTTTGTTTGTGGTCATGTTGGTGCCGCTTATCAAAATGGTGCCTGTCGCTTCTTTGGCGGCGATGCTTATCTTCGTAGGCTTCCGTTTGGCTTCTCCCAAAGAATTTACCCATATTTATCATATTGGTAAAGAGCAGCTTACCATCTTTTTGGTTACCATTGTCATGACCATTGCTACCGACCTGCTGATTGGTATCGCCGCCGGTATCCTGACCAAATTCATCATTCAGATGGTACTGGGCGTCAAAGTGAGCGATATCATCAAATCACGGTTTGAACTTCAGGAAAAAGAATTGGGGGTGTATCAGTTGAATGTAAATAATGCGGCGGTTTTTGCCAATTACCTCAAACTGAAAAGCCTGTTGCAGAAAGTTCCTGCCGGCAGTTCGTTGGTCATTGATTTTTCAAAAGCCGCGTATGTAGACCATACGGTCGCTGATAACCTCAATAATTTCAGAAGAGATTTTGAATCGAAAGGAGGGTCATTTACCCTGCGCGGTCTGGACCACCATGAAAGCCTTTCTCATCACCCATTGGCAGCGCGTCGTTTGCCGAAGCACTTACGCAAGGCTGAGGTAGAGATCGCCTAG
- a CDS encoding glycoside hydrolase family 10 protein, with protein sequence MKKHLAWLCLLLFLGLEGCKTVRKPRTTPRDFGPMGLRREMRAVWIATVDNIDWPSRKNLSPEEQREEFIRILDTHKRTGINAVFVQVRAAADAFYAKSEEPWSEWLTGKQGKAPEPFYDPMEFMIEECHRRGMEFHAWLNLNRAAHRATKSIASDNVGRRHPEWVFEYDGYKLFNFGLPEVREYITGITSNIVKNYDVDGIHFDDYFYPYTVTGQTLKDEEAFRQYGARFRNKDDWRRDNIDKLIKQISDAISAEKSYVKFGISPFGVWRNRKDDPSGSATEAGQTSYDNLFADTKKWMKAGWIDYMVPQIYFSTKHDKVPFKTLTAWWLQHTYGRHLYIGQGAYKVGTQEKDRAWVSAAEFPNQMRFIRLNPEITGSAFFSSKSLIANKMGHADSLRTNFYKEPAFPPTMPWKDRITPLTPRNLQATDTRNGVELRWTAPEPARDGDRAHYYAVYRYSDDETPRLLAACYEGQTRALDRTALRNRRYTYAITALDRLHNESEAVLTSVMVRSSVRASKK encoded by the coding sequence GTGAAAAAACACCTTGCCTGGCTTTGCCTGTTACTGTTTTTAGGATTGGAAGGCTGTAAAACAGTCAGGAAACCCCGCACCACTCCCCGCGATTTCGGCCCGATGGGACTGCGCCGCGAAATGCGGGCCGTTTGGATCGCTACCGTCGATAATATTGACTGGCCAAGCCGTAAAAATCTTTCTCCCGAAGAACAGCGCGAAGAGTTTATCCGAATTCTGGATACGCACAAGCGTACCGGCATCAACGCCGTGTTTGTACAGGTGCGCGCCGCCGCCGACGCCTTTTACGCCAAAAGCGAAGAGCCGTGGTCGGAGTGGCTGACGGGAAAACAGGGCAAAGCCCCGGAGCCGTTTTATGACCCGATGGAATTTATGATCGAAGAATGCCATCGTCGGGGCATGGAGTTTCATGCCTGGCTCAACCTCAATCGGGCAGCGCACCGAGCCACCAAAAGTATTGCCAGTGATAACGTTGGCCGTCGGCACCCCGAGTGGGTGTTTGAGTACGATGGTTATAAACTGTTTAATTTCGGATTGCCCGAAGTACGGGAGTATATCACGGGCATTACGTCCAACATCGTTAAAAACTACGACGTGGACGGAATCCACTTTGACGATTATTTCTACCCCTATACCGTGACAGGCCAAACCCTCAAAGATGAAGAAGCATTTCGTCAATACGGTGCCCGATTCAGAAACAAGGATGATTGGCGACGCGACAATATAGACAAGCTCATTAAACAGATCAGTGATGCCATCAGCGCCGAAAAATCTTACGTAAAATTTGGTATCAGTCCCTTCGGCGTGTGGCGAAACCGGAAAGATGACCCGAGCGGCTCCGCCACGGAAGCCGGGCAAACGTCCTATGACAATCTGTTTGCCGATACTAAAAAATGGATGAAGGCCGGATGGATAGATTACATGGTACCGCAGATCTATTTTTCGACCAAACACGATAAAGTTCCATTCAAAACCTTAACTGCCTGGTGGCTGCAGCATACCTATGGGCGTCATTTGTACATTGGTCAGGGTGCGTATAAAGTGGGAACGCAGGAGAAGGACAGGGCTTGGGTAAGCGCGGCTGAATTTCCGAACCAAATGCGCTTTATTCGCCTCAATCCCGAAATTACCGGCAGTGCATTTTTCAGTTCCAAGTCATTGATTGCCAATAAAATGGGGCACGCTGATTCCCTGCGCACCAACTTCTATAAAGAACCGGCCTTTCCACCGACCATGCCCTGGAAAGATCGGATAACACCGCTTACGCCCCGTAACTTACAGGCGACCGATACGCGCAACGGAGTGGAATTGCGCTGGACGGCCCCTGAGCCCGCCCGCGACGGCGACCGAGCGCATTACTACGCAGTCTATCGCTACTCAGACGACGAAACCCCGCGACTGTTGGCGGCCTGCTATGAAGGCCAAACCCGGGCGCTCGACCGAACCGCCTTGCGCAACCGCCGCTATACCTACGCTATTACCGCCCTCGACCGCCTCCACAATGAGAGCGAAGCCGTGCTTACATCTGTTATGGTGCGGTCAAGTGTTCGTGCTTCAAAAAAATAA
- a CDS encoding VPS10 domain-containing protein, with protein MKIISLKTIYFLLAGVCLFTPSFGQKKKEAKPIASVKEEPKNDPFHSGTFSGLKFRSIGPAVTSGRVVDLAVNPQNHSEYYVAVAAGGVWKTTNHGVTYEPVFEGEGSYSIGCITIDPSNTNVVWVGSGENNNQRAANYGDGVYKSEDGGKSWKNVGLKTSEHIGRIVVDPANSDVVYVAAYGPLWSSGGERGIYKTTDGGKTWKAVLTVSEHTGFNEIHIDPRNSNVLYATAHQRQRKVFTYISGGPESAIYKSTDGGATWNKLTRGLPSGDVGRIGMAISPVNPDILYAVVEAAEQNGGVFRSTDRGASWSKMSGYFTSGNYYQELFCDPKNSDKIYITDTYFMVSEDGGKTMKRLGEMHKHVDNHVIWLNPNDPNQLIVGCDGGLYESYDGGKLWSFKENLPVTQFYKVTTDNAFPFYNVLGGTQDNFSLAGPSRTISANGIVNENWIVTQGGDGFESQVDPQDPNTVYAQSQYGGLGRFDKKTGESVDIRPVELEGEPAYRWNWDAPLAISQHKPTRLYFAANKVFKTDDRGNTWKVISPDLSRQIDRNTLPIMGKVWSIDAIAKNSSTDIYGNITTVSESKLDENLLYAGTDDGLIHVTVDGGQNWTKIDVNNISGAPERTYVNQLLASQHDKNVVYATFNHHRYGDFKPYIYKSTDQGKTWTALQNNLPERGTVYTVAEDHVNADLLFVGTEFGLFFSIDGGQKWIQLKSGLPTIAVRDLDIQKRENDLVLATFGRGFYILDDYTPLRNLKKEDLSKDAFIAGIKDAWHFLPSQPLGLRGKGFQGESYFATPNPDVGSVFTYYLKDDIKTLKEKRKEREKALMDKKQSVFYPSIDSLRLEEAQPAPYLLFTITDESGNTVRRLKAPAKKGLQRITWDFRYDAPDPVNFNEPDPMNFFSGPDLGAMAFAGNYKVALSKFEDGTFTELVPAQPFKVVSLNAVSMTAADKKALQTFTQKAASLVRALGGAQGVYGELNSKMRFLKAAWQSTPKAPAGLQTQFLAIEKQLTALSTALYGDRTLARREFETLPSISERVGRIQGNLVSTSAAPTQTMLTSYQTVAKQFAAFLTDLRKTQADMIALETALQSAEAPHTPGRFPDWKEN; from the coding sequence ATGAAGATCATTTCCTTAAAGACTATTTACTTCCTCTTGGCGGGCGTGTGTTTATTTACTCCGTCTTTCGGTCAAAAGAAAAAAGAGGCTAAGCCCATCGCTTCTGTCAAAGAGGAGCCTAAAAATGACCCTTTCCATTCGGGTACTTTCAGTGGTTTAAAATTCCGCAGCATTGGCCCGGCGGTCACTTCCGGGCGCGTGGTTGATTTGGCCGTCAATCCTCAAAATCACAGTGAATATTACGTTGCAGTGGCGGCGGGCGGTGTTTGGAAAACGACCAATCATGGGGTTACATACGAGCCGGTGTTTGAGGGTGAAGGTTCTTATTCTATCGGTTGCATAACCATTGATCCTTCCAATACGAATGTCGTTTGGGTGGGCTCGGGTGAAAATAATAATCAACGTGCCGCAAACTACGGCGACGGGGTTTATAAATCGGAAGACGGCGGCAAATCCTGGAAAAATGTCGGACTTAAAACTTCCGAGCATATCGGGCGCATCGTGGTTGATCCCGCTAATTCGGATGTTGTTTATGTGGCTGCTTACGGTCCGCTTTGGTCGTCGGGCGGGGAGCGGGGAATTTACAAAACGACCGACGGCGGTAAAACCTGGAAAGCAGTTTTGACGGTGAGTGAGCACACGGGTTTTAATGAAATTCACATTGATCCGCGCAACTCAAATGTACTTTATGCCACGGCGCACCAACGTCAACGTAAGGTATTTACCTACATCAGCGGCGGCCCGGAATCGGCTATCTATAAAAGTACGGATGGAGGTGCCACATGGAATAAACTCACCCGAGGGCTGCCAAGCGGCGACGTAGGTCGTATCGGAATGGCGATATCGCCCGTCAATCCGGACATACTTTATGCGGTGGTTGAAGCGGCTGAGCAAAACGGCGGTGTGTTTCGCTCTACTGACCGTGGGGCAAGCTGGAGCAAAATGAGCGGGTATTTCACTTCGGGGAATTATTACCAGGAACTATTCTGCGATCCTAAAAATTCGGACAAAATCTACATTACCGATACGTACTTTATGGTGTCGGAAGATGGCGGTAAGACCATGAAACGACTGGGAGAGATGCATAAACACGTGGATAATCACGTGATCTGGCTTAACCCAAATGACCCCAACCAATTAATTGTAGGGTGCGACGGAGGTCTTTACGAAAGCTATGACGGAGGTAAACTGTGGAGTTTTAAAGAAAACCTTCCCGTCACTCAGTTTTACAAAGTCACTACCGACAATGCGTTTCCATTCTACAATGTATTGGGCGGAACACAGGATAATTTCAGTCTGGCCGGCCCTTCGCGCACGATCAGTGCCAACGGTATTGTGAACGAAAATTGGATAGTGACGCAGGGAGGTGATGGGTTTGAATCGCAGGTGGACCCCCAAGACCCGAATACTGTTTATGCCCAGTCGCAATACGGCGGGTTGGGGCGTTTTGATAAAAAAACGGGCGAAAGCGTTGATATTCGCCCCGTTGAATTGGAAGGCGAACCGGCGTATCGCTGGAATTGGGATGCGCCTTTGGCGATTTCTCAACACAAACCTACCCGATTGTATTTTGCGGCCAACAAAGTATTTAAAACCGACGATCGGGGAAATACCTGGAAAGTCATCAGTCCGGATCTGAGCCGGCAAATAGACCGCAATACATTGCCGATAATGGGGAAAGTATGGAGTATAGACGCCATCGCCAAAAACAGCTCTACCGATATTTATGGGAATATCACGACTGTTTCAGAATCTAAATTAGACGAAAACCTGCTCTACGCCGGCACTGACGACGGCCTCATACACGTGACCGTTGATGGAGGACAAAACTGGACAAAAATAGATGTAAACAACATTTCGGGTGCCCCTGAGCGTACCTATGTAAACCAACTGTTAGCTTCTCAACACGACAAAAACGTAGTTTATGCCACTTTCAACCATCACCGCTACGGCGATTTTAAACCGTATATTTATAAAAGTACCGATCAGGGTAAAACGTGGACCGCACTCCAAAATAATTTGCCTGAACGCGGTACGGTTTATACAGTAGCCGAAGACCACGTAAATGCTGATTTGCTTTTTGTCGGGACAGAATTCGGGTTGTTTTTCAGTATAGACGGTGGCCAAAAATGGATACAGCTAAAATCCGGACTGCCCACGATCGCTGTGCGGGATTTGGACATTCAAAAACGGGAAAATGATCTTGTCTTAGCTACTTTCGGACGCGGTTTCTACATTTTAGATGATTATACCCCTCTCCGAAATCTTAAAAAAGAAGATTTGTCCAAAGACGCCTTCATTGCCGGTATAAAAGATGCGTGGCACTTTCTGCCGTCGCAGCCGTTGGGCTTAAGAGGCAAGGGGTTTCAGGGAGAAAGCTACTTTGCAACGCCCAATCCGGACGTTGGCTCCGTATTTACATATTATCTTAAAGACGACATTAAAACCCTGAAGGAAAAACGTAAAGAGCGAGAAAAAGCGTTAATGGATAAAAAACAATCGGTTTTCTATCCTTCGATTGATTCGCTGCGTTTGGAGGAGGCGCAACCTGCTCCTTATTTACTTTTTACCATTACTGACGAAAGCGGGAATACAGTTCGTCGTCTCAAAGCTCCGGCCAAAAAAGGTTTGCAGCGCATTACGTGGGATTTTCGCTATGATGCGCCTGACCCGGTCAATTTTAACGAACCCGACCCGATGAATTTTTTCTCCGGTCCGGACCTTGGAGCCATGGCTTTTGCCGGAAATTATAAAGTAGCGCTCAGCAAATTTGAGGATGGTACCTTTACGGAACTTGTACCCGCTCAACCGTTTAAGGTGGTCTCCCTGAACGCCGTTTCGATGACTGCTGCCGACAAAAAAGCCTTGCAAACTTTTACCCAAAAAGCGGCTTCGCTTGTACGGGCTTTAGGTGGGGCCCAAGGGGTGTACGGAGAATTGAACAGTAAAATGCGCTTTCTGAAAGCCGCGTGGCAAAGTACACCCAAAGCGCCGGCCGGGCTGCAAACCCAATTTCTTGCCATCGAAAAGCAACTTACGGCTCTCAGCACGGCTCTTTACGGCGATCGTACTTTGGCGAGGCGCGAGTTTGAAACCTTACCTTCCATCAGCGAACGGGTAGGTCGTATTCAGGGGAACCTCGTCAGTACGTCGGCGGCTCCAACGCAAACCATGCTCACTTCTTATCAAACAGTAGCCAAGCAGTTTGCAGCATTTCTGACAGACCTCCGCAAAACCCAAGCCGATATGATAGCGCTGGAAACGGCGCTGCAAAGTGCAGAAGCACCACATACACCGGGGCGGTTTCCTGACTGGAAGGAGAATTGA
- a CDS encoding DUF1343 domain-containing protein, translating to MNPAESLSMLPDYLRTKKEAQVGLFCNQTAFVFEERKYLIELLAEAHVLHTVFVPEHGLFSELQDQEPVETVDAYRALAEKVQFISLYGQTEESILIPAQAVASLTDIVVDIQDVGCRYFTYTTSLAYLISTMAAMPSPPRLWVVDRANPAGRQVEGTALPAVYSSFIGHAGLPHRHGLSTGELARWLKRFYQGTFELTLVLPSSEDFFFQIFPSPNFPTLQTAQLYSGQCLFEATILSEGRGTTRPFEIIGAPFLSWDKLHRIKHEFELQTDALPWLNYILRPLQFIPTFHKYANELCGGFQIHLASGAVNHSLLNSLVLLRILNEHIPDLWRPGPYEKGNARTALEILVGDELLLEFVQGKETLKATIDYLKHHENQWIRSVEGVTGERLFSVLNHF from the coding sequence ATGAACCCGGCAGAATCCCTTTCCATGCTTCCTGATTACCTCCGCACCAAAAAGGAGGCACAGGTAGGATTGTTTTGTAATCAAACCGCCTTTGTATTTGAGGAACGAAAGTACCTTATCGAATTGCTGGCGGAAGCACACGTGTTGCATACGGTGTTTGTGCCCGAGCACGGGCTTTTTTCAGAACTTCAGGATCAGGAACCCGTCGAGACTGTGGATGCCTACCGCGCACTGGCAGAAAAAGTCCAATTTATATCGTTGTATGGACAAACCGAGGAGAGTATCCTTATACCGGCGCAGGCAGTAGCCTCGCTCACCGATATTGTGGTAGATATTCAGGATGTCGGTTGTCGGTATTTTACGTACACTACCTCCTTGGCCTACCTAATCTCAACGATGGCCGCAATGCCTTCTCCGCCCCGTCTTTGGGTTGTTGACCGCGCCAATCCTGCCGGGCGCCAAGTGGAAGGAACAGCACTGCCCGCGGTGTACAGTTCTTTTATCGGTCACGCGGGTCTGCCGCATCGTCATGGCCTGTCCACGGGAGAACTGGCGCGCTGGCTGAAACGATTCTATCAGGGTACGTTTGAGTTGACGCTTGTTTTGCCGTCCTCCGAGGATTTTTTCTTTCAAATTTTTCCTTCGCCCAATTTCCCGACTTTACAAACCGCGCAATTGTACAGCGGCCAATGTCTATTTGAGGCTACCATTCTCAGCGAAGGGCGCGGCACTACGCGTCCGTTTGAGATCATAGGTGCGCCCTTTTTATCGTGGGATAAGTTGCATCGCATTAAGCACGAGTTTGAATTACAAACCGACGCCCTCCCTTGGCTTAATTACATTTTGCGTCCGTTGCAATTCATTCCCACCTTTCATAAATACGCCAACGAACTGTGCGGCGGCTTTCAAATCCATTTGGCCTCCGGTGCGGTCAATCATTCGCTGCTGAACAGTTTGGTTTTACTTCGCATCCTGAACGAACACATTCCCGATCTGTGGCGACCGGGGCCATACGAAAAAGGCAATGCCCGAACGGCGTTGGAAATTTTAGTCGGCGATGAACTGCTGCTTGAGTTCGTACAGGGAAAAGAAACCCTGAAAGCGACCATTGATTATCTTAAACATCACGAAAATCAATGGATTCGGTCGGTGGAGGGAGTAACGGGGGAACGGCTTTTTTCGGTTTTAAATCATTTTTAA
- a CDS encoding lysophospholipid acyltransferase family protein, whose product MKKIVDYLLSGIYLLYFGLTLVVFHVIQVICFHLFSRRIHQRSVHWLNGFLLHGLWLLGTRLRYEAKTELPTDRPIIFIANHQSMFDIVGMIWYLRKYYPLFVSKIELAKGIPSISYNLRKSGAALIDRKDGKQAIVEIARLGKLIEETKFSAVIFPEGTRSRTGELKQFAVGGVGILVKKAPHALVVPIAIKNTGRLNPKGIFPLNSLERLSWVALPPIEPKGKTTEEIVESSKAAIQAELLRTQ is encoded by the coding sequence ATGAAAAAAATAGTTGATTACCTCCTTAGCGGCATTTATTTACTTTATTTTGGATTGACCTTGGTGGTTTTCCACGTTATACAGGTGATCTGTTTTCATCTGTTCAGTCGCAGAATACACCAAAGATCGGTGCATTGGCTCAATGGATTTCTGCTGCACGGATTGTGGCTGCTGGGAACACGCCTGCGGTATGAAGCAAAAACCGAATTACCGACCGACCGCCCCATCATTTTCATTGCCAATCACCAAAGTATGTTTGACATCGTTGGGATGATCTGGTATCTGCGCAAATATTATCCCCTTTTTGTCTCAAAAATTGAATTGGCCAAAGGGATTCCGAGTATTTCGTACAACCTGCGAAAAAGCGGTGCGGCGCTGATCGACCGCAAAGACGGCAAGCAGGCGATTGTAGAAATAGCCCGTTTGGGAAAACTGATCGAAGAAACGAAGTTTTCAGCCGTCATTTTTCCCGAGGGAACGCGCTCGCGCACCGGCGAGCTTAAGCAGTTTGCCGTAGGCGGCGTAGGCATTTTGGTCAAAAAAGCACCGCATGCTCTGGTGGTACCCATCGCCATCAAAAACACCGGACGATTGAACCCAAAAGGTATTTTTCCGCTTAACAGTTTAGAGCGTTTGTCGTGGGTGGCGTTGCCTCCTATTGAGCCTAAAGGAAAAACTACGGAAGAAATTGTGGAATCTTCCAAAGCGGCTATTCAGGCCGAATTGTTGCGTACTCAGTGA
- a CDS encoding SAM hydrolase/SAM-dependent halogenase family protein has translation MKNLTSSLLFLLGSLTLLAQPKTVVFQTDFGLKDGAVSAMKGVAMGVHPNLRLFDLTHEIPAYNIWEAAYRLEQTAPYWPRGTVFVSVVDPGVGTERTSVVLKTKSGHYFVGPDNGSFTLIAESLGIQEVHEIDEVLNRRRNSQASYTFHGRDVYAYTAARLAAGVITLAQVGKRLPNAVVKIPFQKPVLEGNAIIGNIPILDVQYGNIWTNIPVDLFKKLNITAGQNVKVTVWQNDKLIFEGAMPFANTFGEVPEGQPMSYLNSLMNLSFAINMGDFSSKYGVKSGPEWKVKVEK, from the coding sequence ATGAAAAACCTTACTTCTTCTCTCCTCTTTCTTTTAGGCTCACTTACCCTCTTGGCCCAGCCCAAAACGGTAGTTTTTCAAACGGATTTTGGCCTGAAAGACGGCGCGGTATCGGCCATGAAAGGCGTAGCGATGGGCGTACATCCAAATCTGAGGCTGTTTGATCTGACGCACGAAATTCCCGCTTACAACATTTGGGAAGCCGCCTATCGCCTTGAACAAACCGCACCGTATTGGCCCAGAGGCACCGTTTTTGTGTCGGTGGTAGACCCGGGTGTAGGCACGGAGCGCACCTCGGTAGTGCTTAAAACCAAAAGCGGCCATTATTTTGTTGGGCCCGACAATGGCAGTTTTACGCTCATTGCCGAGTCATTGGGCATTCAGGAAGTCCACGAAATCGACGAAGTCCTTAACCGTCGTCGAAACTCGCAGGCTTCTTATACCTTTCACGGGCGCGATGTTTATGCGTATACAGCGGCGCGGCTGGCGGCCGGAGTGATCACCCTGGCGCAGGTCGGCAAACGCCTTCCCAATGCGGTGGTAAAAATTCCGTTCCAAAAACCGGTACTCGAAGGCAATGCCATCATAGGCAACATCCCGATCCTGGATGTACAATACGGAAACATCTGGACCAATATTCCGGTGGACCTCTTCAAAAAGCTGAACATCACCGCAGGACAAAACGTAAAAGTAACCGTGTGGCAAAACGATAAACTTATTTTTGAAGGCGCAATGCCGTTTGCCAATACCTTCGGTGAAGTCCCCGAAGGGCAGCCGATGAGTTATCTTAACAGCCTCATGAATCTCTCATTTGCCATCAACATGGGCGATTTCTCGTCAAAATACGGCGTAAAAAGCGGCCCGGAATGGAAAGTAAAGGTGGAGAAGTGA
- a CDS encoding acyl-ACP desaturase produces MELPSTRIEVMKFIGQKIDSVFYEFLKPIEDLWQPSDFLPDSAGENFLTDIKLLQEAARELPYDYIAVLVGDTITEEALPTYESWLMTVEGVNQQDSQQGWTKWIRAWTAEENRHGDLLNKYLYLSGRVNMRAMEVSTQYLIADGFDIETGTDPYRNFVYTSFQELATNISHRRTATLAKQYGNTLLSKMCGVIAADEMRHAKAYKAFVERIFEVDPSEMMLAFEDMMRKKIVMPAHFLRETGVKISETFSHYSDAAQRIGVYTTYDYIEIMESLLKEWNIDKINGLNEAGEKARDYMMALPNRLKRVAERTKVPNLDYNFSWISAY; encoded by the coding sequence ATGGAACTTCCTTCCACCCGTATAGAGGTAATGAAATTCATCGGACAAAAGATTGATTCTGTCTTTTACGAATTTCTGAAACCGATCGAAGATCTCTGGCAACCTTCCGATTTTTTACCGGACTCTGCCGGCGAAAACTTCCTGACCGATATCAAACTGCTTCAGGAAGCGGCTCGCGAATTGCCCTATGATTATATCGCCGTATTGGTAGGTGATACCATTACCGAAGAAGCACTTCCCACCTACGAATCATGGCTCATGACCGTAGAAGGTGTCAATCAGCAGGATTCGCAACAGGGCTGGACCAAGTGGATACGTGCCTGGACCGCCGAAGAAAATCGCCACGGCGACTTACTGAACAAATATCTGTACCTATCAGGCCGTGTAAACATGCGTGCCATGGAAGTTTCTACCCAATACCTCATTGCGGATGGGTTTGATATCGAAACCGGCACCGATCCTTACCGCAATTTTGTGTATACGTCGTTTCAGGAATTGGCCACCAATATTTCGCACCGCCGCACGGCTACGTTGGCCAAACAATACGGCAATACCTTGCTTTCAAAAATGTGCGGAGTCATTGCGGCCGACGAAATGCGTCATGCCAAAGCCTACAAAGCCTTTGTGGAGCGCATTTTTGAAGTCGATCCTTCGGAAATGATGCTGGCCTTTGAAGACATGATGCGTAAGAAGATCGTCATGCCGGCGCATTTTCTGCGCGAAACAGGCGTAAAAATAAGCGAAACGTTCAGTCATTATTCAGACGCAGCCCAGCGCATCGGGGTGTACACAACCTATGATTATATTGAGATCATGGAATCACTGCTTAAAGAATGGAACATTGACAAAATAAATGGCCTGAACGAAGCCGGCGAAAAAGCAAGAGACTACATGATGGCATTGCCAAATCGTTTAAAACGAGTGGCCGAACGGACCAAAGTCCCCAACCTTGACTATAATTTCAGCTGGATATCGGCATATTGA